A stretch of DNA from Iodobacter fluviatilis:
TCATGCGATTGCCACCGATGATTTACGAACAAGAAATGGAAGCAAAAAAAACCGATCTTGGTGTCAGAAAGGACTTGACCACTACACTGTGACCCCAATTTTTAAAGGATGTTTGATTTTAGTGGAATGTGTATCGGAAGGTACATTTGGATGCATGATGAAAAAGGAGGACAGAAACATGTGGAAGACGGAAGAGAGTGGTGTTGGGAGTGATAGAAAGAAGAAGATGGAAATAGCGAAGTTGTTTCCACCGAAGCCAAATAAGATGGACGCCTATGATAGGCTGAATCGTGTGCCGTTGGTTGATAAGAAGGAAATGGTGAAGTTGCGTGCGCTGAGCGTCGGTGGAAAGATAAAAATGCCTGTCGGCGGAGACCTTGACGTACTGGAGACCGCAAGGTCGGGCACATATGACATGGTGACGGCTTCGAGTGGGAACAGGTATTTATTAAATATGGAGTTGAACAATTCGAGATTGGAGAAGAAGGTGGCTTTTACATCGCCGACCACAAATTTACCTCGGACCTCGCATGCGTCATTGCAGGGAGAAGGGGTCATGAGCGCAGACGAGGTAATAATCTCGAAAGGTCAAATCAAGGAATGGAACGCGAATTCGGGGCACTTTCCGTCAAGCGGCAATAAGGAGATACAGAAGAGGGCTCTGTTGCATAAGTACGATGGTTTTCTTACGGAAGGGGCGAGGATACAGATTGGCAGAGATAGCAACGCGCGTCGTGGTGTATCCCAGTTAGTAATGGCAACCGGGTTTAACATGATAGGAGCGAACGTAAAGGAGGAGGTGGAGAGGGTGTTCGAAAAGAAGGGGGGGAGAGTAGCACACGCCTCGTTGCCCCCTATTAGGTCAAGCAGCGCTCAACGCCAGCCACATCAGGGGAACAAGGCCCTCGAGGAAAGAAATAAAAAGGAATTGGAACGGTTATCGGCGAAGGGGCGGGAGAAAAAAAGGATCGCGGAGATAGTAGAAAAGGCGAAAGGGGGGGGCGGGAATTATCAACTAAGCGTGATGAATGATAATAGCCCTCCACCCTTGTCTAACATAAACTTACAGCAAGAAGTACCGCCACAGTTTACCCAACCGAATCAAAATCATTTAAGAAGGAATTGGGCGAGGAATAGAAATAAGAAATAACGGCGGTCAGAGTAAAGTTAAATAGGCTAGCTGTAGTGGTCAAGTATTTTCAGACACCAAGAAATAACTGGGGTGAAATAACTGGGGTCAGAGTAAAGTTAAATCGGCTAGCCGCTGGCCGATAATTCATAAAACAAGAGAAGCAAAAGCCTCAATCATTCCTCGGATTTCTTCCGCCAGCCAACAGGCCGCCCGACCTTGTTTGCCGTCATGCGTCGCCCAGTCAGGCTTGCAACCTCCACTTCAAAACGCCCGTTGCCAAGCGCCATGCCTTAGAAAACGATGGGGTCAGGTCTTACATTTGACATTTTATAGAGGGTGTAGCAACTTGCTACACTTTTACCAAGGGGCTAAAAAACTGAATGCAGCTTTGGCCATTTTAATGGTTTTGTAACCGCTTGGCATTCTGCGCAATGATGTTGCCTATGTGTTTTTGGCTGCTGCTGCGGATATCGTATTGCTTAGCCAGCTGGGCAAAGGTGGCGGATACGGCCAGTTGCCGCTCCAGTATTTGCGCTGCCCAGGAAATAACTGGGGTCAGAGCAAAGTTAAATCGGCTAGCAGCGGCCCAATAAACAGAAAAACAAGAGAAGTGAAAGCTTCAATTATTCCTCGGATTTCTTCCGCCAGCCAACAGGCCGCCCGACCTTGTTTGCCGTCATGCGTCGCCCAGTCAGGCTTGCAACCTCCACTTCAAAACGCCCGTTGCCAAGCGCCATGCCTTTGTTCGTCGCTAAGCGGATGTCGGCCAACAGTTGATTTTCCACATGGTATTTAAATAAATCACGATAGCCCGCCTGCCGCGACGCGGGGTCGCTACCCAAGGCCAGATACAAGGGATGAGGGGTGCACAGCGCCGATTCTTTACCCAAGGCATTGATCTGGTAGCTGGACCAAACATAATCGGAAGGCTGCTCAACCATCCCAGCTCGGACAGGATTGAGCTCGATATAACGATAAAGCTGCAAAAGATAGCCCTCTTCCTGCACCAAACAGGATTTAAACCGCCCTTCCCATAGCGTGCCGCTGCGCTTGTAGCTGAAGTTGAAATACCGCACATAATTCCTACCCACAGCCTGCATCATCTCGCTAACGGCATTTGCTGTGCGTGGCGTGCAGAGCAAATGCACATGGTTGGTCATCATCACCCAGGCATGAATTTCAACATGATATTTGACGGAATACTCAAGCAACCAATGAGCATAGGCCACAAAATCTTGCTCGCTGGCAAAGCAAACCTGCCGATTATTGCCGCGCTGTATCACATGCTGGGGAATATCAACAGGGCAGGCTCTGGGTAGTCTAGCCATGGGGAAAAACCGAGAGGAAATGGGACGAAGGAAGTATAGGACGGTGAGAAGGAGGGGGAGGTTTAATTTGCTCTGACCCCAGTTATTCACAGATTGGCGTCATCGGCAATACGCTGGCTAAGGGTGGGTGGAATTTTCATATTTGCTGTGGTTTATAGAGGGTGTAGCAACTTGCTACACTTTTACCAGGTGGCTAAAAAACCGACTTCGGCTTTGGCCATTTTAATGGTTTTGTAGGCGCGTGGCGTTCTGCGCAATGATGTTGCCTATGTGTTTTTGGCTGCTGCTGCGGATATCGTATTGCTTAGCCAGCTGGGCAAAGGTGGCGGATACGGCCAGTTGCCGCTCCAGTATTTGCGCTGCCCAGCGCATATCCACCGTGCATTGTTCGGCCAGCCGCAATAGGTGAGCGCGGGTGATATTTAGCGCTTCACCGCAAACATCCATCTGGTGATAGCCACTGGGGCCAGCACAAAAGGTTAGATCGTAAGCAGGGGATAGCACCCAGCGGCGGTCTTGTTGCAATAGGTAGGAAAAGTTTTTTGGGTGATCGTCGCGGTTATTGAATAGCACATTAAAAACGGTGCGCTCGTATGCTTTTTGTACTTCGCGCTCGTCTTTAGTTAAAAACCGCGTCGCGCGCAAAAACGTGGTGTAATCCACCGTGCCAGGCAAGCGAAAATCAGCGTGCAACAGGCCAGCCAGCGTGTGCGTAGGAATACGCATCGCCCCTGCCACATCAAAGCGCTCTATTGCAAATGCGGCAAGCTTGTTATCAAGATCTATATAGCGTGTGGCGGGAATAGCCAAACCACAATCACACGCCAATTGGGCGTATAGGTTTTCAATCGCGCACACTTCTTTATGCTCGTTTTGCGCCTGAAATTTAATCAGCCAAGGCACACTTCCCGTAAAGGCTTGTGTGCTGATGTGGGCACTGCCCGCTGCGTAATGCACCAATACCTTAGGGCGCGCACCGTGTGGCGAGCCACCTATCAAGGCCAGCTGTTTTAAGATGGCACTGTCTTGCCCATTGAGTAAGGCTTGCGCTTGCTGCGCCAGATTCATTAAGTGCACGTCATCCGTAGGTAAGCTCACCTCGCTGGCGGGCAAAAAGCTTAATGCGCCCATCGCCCGGTTTGCAATAAATGACAAACGATCGAGTACCGATATACGCTCTGCAGTCATGCCATTTTGGCGAAACAGCCTATCCATTAACAATAAGCCCCAGCCATCGGGCAGCGCATCGGCAATCAAGCCCGGCAGGCCCAGCTGGTGTGCAGGAAAATCGCTATAAGCTTGCTGGCGTACTTTCAGGTGGCGCGGGGATAATTCCAAGCCTTGCGTGATGGCCTGTGTACTGTATTCAAACAGCAGTTTGCGCCCATCATCCGCCAGCGTAGCAAGGTGCCAACGCTCGCCCCAGCCTTCATAAAATACATCCACTTTTTTAATCATATTTTTTTACATGTGTGTTTTTGCTGGGTGCGCGTTTACGCTCGGCCAGTTGGGCGCGTTCCATTTGGGCTATTGAGCTGGCCACTTGCAGCTGAAACAGCGCTGCCAGCTCATCGGCAAGCCCTAAAGCCATCACAATGCGAATGGCAGATTCCAAAGACGCAACCCCGTGCTTTCCATATTTTTAACCGTGCCCACGGCCACACCCGCGCTGGCGGCTAAGTCTTTTTGGGTGATGGCTTGCGCCAAGCGCTGGCGCTTAAGCCGCAAACCCAGCTCAGCGCAAATTTCTGTATACGTAGCAAAATTAAAGTCCAACATTTTGTCTTTTAGAAGTAAATCAGTATCAATATAGCCATTATACTAGCTATAACTACAAGGCAATGCTTTTATAAAACATAAAAACCAATCATTTGATGTTTATGTTGATAAAACATACATAACAGCCATGTTTTTGCACTTTAAACAAAAAACCATACTTGTCGCCGCATTACTCGGCACTTACCTACTGATGTTACGCAGCCAAACCCAAATCTTGAACCACAGAGGGCACGGAGATAGACAAGGCTTGAGTTAAGTTGTTTTGTAGGTTTTAAGTATTTTAAAACTCCAGTACTTAAGGTTCGTATAGCAGCGAGTGGCACGGGGCTTAAATCTCCCCTTGAAACACGCAAGCTCCGAACAAGCGGGGCGGGGGACATACGCGCTAACCAAATTGGTTTTCATTAGCAAACAGCGAAAAAGCATAACAACCACGCTCTTTGCATAGGGCTTAAAAGTCCCCTTGAAACACGCCGGAGCGAGGAACAAGCGGGGCGGGGATCGCTTGGGAGCGAGGAACGAGCCAATCCCGCCCGCCGCCGACTCGATTGGACCGCAGTAGGGGCCTTCGTGTTATTGGGGTTGTGGCTTGGCTTCGTTTTTTGGCCACACAAGAAAGGAAGGTCCAGCGGGACGCCCGCACCAAAATAAACGTGCCGAAGGCACTAAAAAGAGGATCGCTGCGTAACATCAGTTACCTACAAACATCCTCATTTTCATGCACGCAATGGGCCAATTTTCTGGCTACACGCTTGTAAAAACTGGGTGTAGCAAGTTGCTACAGCTTTAGTCTTACGCTATATTCCACCGCCATTTCACACGCCAAACTTAAAAAACCTTACAAAATATTGAACTAAAACACCACATATCATTTGAAAACCCTTGCAAAAACCCCTGCGCACCCAGATAATTACGTGACTCTGTCACTTAATTTAACAAAAAAGCCAGCAATGGCAAAGGAGCATCAATGGAGCTTGCAGTTTATATACACTGCGTGGGCGATCAGGCCGCCGCACAATTATTTGGCGTAACACTGCGCGCAGCCAGCTCTTGGCGCAGAATGGAAAGAGCACCCAGCCCGCAACAGGCATTAAAAATAGTGGAATTAAGCGAAGGCAAAGTCGATTGGAAAGGCATTTACGCCCCCTATGCCCGGCTAAGGCGAAGACAAAGCTGCCGCCGCGAGCGAATTGAAAGTCTGGAAAATTAAATCAGCTGCCTATTCTAAGCCGCTACAAAACTGATCCAACCACACCCCCGCCATCATCACCGGCGCTGCTTCATGCCATAAAGTCCGATTTCTGCTTTACATCATTTAATTAAAACCAATAGGTCATCTTGCCTGTGTTTTTTTAAATACCGCATGTTCATCAATCTGAGATGTTCGCGTTTCGTAAACCATAAATGAACAAAAACTTTACCTTACCGGGCCAGTAAACACACAAACCCCACAAATCGTGGGCCAGCAAAGTGCAGCATTAGCCCAATGGCGTAGTATCAAATCATCACCCTTAACGGGAAGCCCTTTGCTGTGGCCAGCCCGCTTTTGATTTAACCGCGTTCGCGGAAAAATCCCCTCCCCTTCAACTCTGGCGCGCCGCGCCCATGCCGATACCCTATGAGCTTACCCAGCCACCCCGCTATTCATCCCCTGCGTCAAATCAAACCAGCCCCCGCCTTTGAGGAGTATTCATCCAGCCCTATACCACGCTTAGCGCCACCGCAAAGCAATGCGGCGGATGATGTGCTGAGCTGGCCATTTGAAGAAGCCGCACTTTGGGATGCCCCACTTTGCGAGCAAGCCCCCGCCTTAGCCAACGATGCAGGCCAAGCAGGCTATGCTGCCAAGCTTTTATTTGCTTATTTATTAGATATTGCTGGGGAGATGGACAACACCACCCTGCTTACCGTGCACTTACCCGCAGCCATGATGGTGCTTTTGCCTGGCAGCTGTGGTGCAATCTTTTAGAGCGCGCTGGGCAGCTGGGTTTACCGCCTTTGGTATTTCGCCTTTATCACGCGCTGCCCCATTTGGCGGAGCAAGAAGATATTGCTGATTTAATCACAGAAGGTTTGTGGATTTTAGCCGAGGCAATCCTGAACCACAGACGGCCAAACATGCCGCATTAATTGCCCACGGCCATTACAGCCAGCCCCGGCCCGTATGGCGTGGTGTGATTATGGCGAAGCTTATAGCGCCGAAGTGGCTTTGGATGATGAGGCGCTAAAATGGCGAATCACGCCTTTAGACCCACCGCATAAAAACGTAATCAGCGTTGAAATAGGCCAGAGCAATGATCAAGCCCCACTAGCGCCATTATTTAGTAATCCTGAAGAGCAAGCACTGGTCGGCAACCAGCAGGCCGTGCAGACAGGGCGTAGTCAGCTTAGCCATTGATCTGCTTTCAGAAGTTGATGCACTCAGTAAGGCACACCCAGAAGGATTATTACTTTGCATCAGCGATGTAGCCCACGGCCGCCATCTGCCACTAGCCTTACCATCCACACCGCAGCCTATTCCACTCAATAGCGAAGCACTGGCTATTAAATGGCCCGGCCTGAAACAGCACCACAATACAAATAAACTATGCATCAGCGGCGTATTAGGCAATGAAGCCCTTCTTTTATTAAGCACGCTGGCACAAAAACGATGCCGATGCTGAAATATTATTTGGCAGTAAAGAAACCAATCCCAGCTTAAATGCGCTGATCCGCCATAGCTATAAACCCCGCTTGGCTATTACCCCATTTAAAAGACTTTATGCAGTAATGGTGTTGATCTGGAAGAAAGAGCCAATTGGTGCCGCGCGCTTGATCAGGTATGGCAACGCTGCCGCCCCAATGATGCAAATATCTTTGAATTAGCCAATTTTGCCGTGCATATCGGCCAATACGCCGTAGCCCGTGCAGGTTTTTTAGATGTATTAGAGCATGCAGAGACACCGGCCCCGCATTACATAATCTGGCACTGATTGAAATCACCACGGAAATCAAGAACACGCCAGCACTTTAATCCATGCACTGACCAGCATTGATCCAAATCACCCCAAAACCCGTGCATTACAACAACGCTATCAAGAATGGCTAGAAACCCTAAAAGCTAAACAACATCTCATTGAAGCACTTGAAGATAAAGAAACGGGCCTGCGTTTAACGCCACTAGGGCCACAACACGCCAGAGAATTAGCATGGGCATGCCGAGATAAACATTTATCTATCCTTACCCGCTTACCTGATCTATCAGGCAGAGCATGGGCAGCACAATGGATAGCAGAAAATAATACAGATGAAAACGCCTGCGCACTCGCTATTACGCTGCAGAAGCAGGATTAGTAGGCATCTTAATTTTAAAATTTGGCCAACATAAAAACCTGTGTATTAGCCTAGCCCCAGAATGGCAGGAAAAAGGAATAGGCAGCACCGTGCTAAAGCTGGTTAAAGAGAAAGGTTTTGAATCAGAAAGATGGTTAGGAAATAAAAGATCAGCAAACCTATTAAAGAAATAAACAAACCTGTAAAGGAGCACAGCTATGAAAAAAGACATCAAACAAGGCGATACATTACAAAATGAAACAACAAAAAAACCACAAAACAAAAATAATTAAGAAGATTTACAAAAACAAATAGCACGGAATAAACAAAATAAAGTGTTTTAAAGCAGAAAAACCCATACAGACAAAAGGTAGGATGTGTGCAAGAATAAGCAATTCGTAAGCATAGAGAAAATTATAGAAAGCATAAGTAAGGCAAAAGCGTAATCAACCTATATTTCAGGCAAAGGTAAAAGTGTGAATCCATCATCAGGACCTCTCAGAACTTGCTCGCCCCCAAAATCAACCACCTCCCCCAGCGGGGCAGATACCTGATGTGCAGCATACTTAACACCCCCAGGCACGCCATTAGCCTGTCTCAGCGCTAATACAGCAAGAGGCTTTTTTACCTCTTCCAGCACATGCTTGTATTTGGCCACTGTTTGCCGAGATAGCTTTGCCGCCTGGGCGATGGCTTCATGCAGCAGCGCTTTTCCCTGCTCCTGCAGCAGGCGGCAAGCAGCGCGAATCTGGCCTTCGGTTTTTTGTTTACGGGTAGAATGCGTTCGCTCTGCTGCTAATGCTTGCTTTTCAGCCAGCGGCAAGCTTTGATCAAGCGCCATGACCCCTCTGTGGCAGCGGCTGCTACCTGTATTTATCCCATGTCCACCTTGCTACTGATTTAACCGTGGCCGCAGATCAGACACACTTAAATCAGCAGGAAACCCCAAGCTGCGGAAAGCGTTTTTATTGTGGGCAAAGGCTTCAAGCAAGCGGGTAAAGCTCAGAAAAGAGCCTTCAGCTTTTTGCCGGCTGACAATTGAATACGCGTAATAGCGGAGTTTTTCGAACAACATACAGTTGCGCGAATGAGAAACGGCATCCAGATTGGGGCTTTTAGCCCATGGCGATGCGCTGGCCAGCTCTACGCAATCTGCCAGCTCGGATAGCTCGTAGATATGAGGGTGCAGCTCTGAGGTGCGCCACCACTGATGCCCCGGTGTTTTGGCAACTGGGCCACTGTGATACTCCAAATCTGCCTTTAGCTCGCGTGCAAATGCCGAGTAAATCGCCTTCATATAATGAATAGGCTTAGAGCGGGCGCTCAGATGTACAGACGGGCACAATGGCGTAATACAAATGCGCGTGGCCATTCTGGCGGTTTTGAACGATCAGATTAGGCGCGGGCAGCCCTTGTCTTGCCAGATCATTGCGTTATCGTGGTCAAGATCAAAAATCAGCCAGCTAACAAAATTAGCCCGGTTAATCTGCATATAGGGATATTTGATCGCGTAATCGCGGGGGCGAATCAGCGCGGCTGTTTTGTTATCACTGCAACGCGCTAAAAAAGCCGCCTCTTGCAGTAAACGATAGAGAGCCGTGCCCTCCTGCTGGAAGCGCGGCAATAGCTCGTTTTCAATAACAGAAGTCTTTAATTCACTTTTTAAAGGTTGAGACATACCCTGCCACCCGCTTAGCGGTTGCAAAAATCTTGCAAAATCGGGAGAGGGTACGTAGAATCAAGGATGTGTTTGTTCTTGATGTAGGTTTTTCTCTCAAAGGTCGCCAAACCTTGAAAGACTCTACTGTTAAAAGACTCTACCGTACCAACAGCCCTACTGATTATCCAAAGCCGCCTCGCCAAAGGCGGCTTTTGTTTTTCTGGTTTTGTTTACTCTGGCGTTTCAGCCGTTTGAATCTCAGTAATCGCCGCAGAAACTGCGCGCTCTATCAAAGAGATATCTACTCCTCTTGGAATTTCTAAAGTAATTTTGCTTCGCCCCCAGCATGGTGGCTAGGTGTTGCGCTTGCGCATTTTTTAATTCGTGGCCTTTACTGATTTTCAGGCCATTACGTGCCACAGCTTTACGTTCAATAAAAGTAAGAATGCCTTTGTTTTTAAGCTTGCCCATTGCGGCCAGCTTTAAAGCTTCTGCCACAATCGCCTCAAAGCCTTTCTCGCACCACGCTAAAACCTCATCAACAAAAGTAACCGTTAAAATACGCGGGGTAATCATTAATTGATCGAGAATAACCGGCGGCAGGCTTTGAAATTTCCATAAAGAACGAATCAGCTTTTCATCGCAGCCTAAAATCTTCGCCAGCTCTACATTGGTAGTGGCGGCATTATGATCACGTAAAATAGGCAATGCTCTGGATTTTTCGAAATCGCTTAAATCAACCGATTCAAGTTTTCAATAATTGTTACTTTGGCTGATGTTGCGTTATCCAGATCACGAACAATGGCATCTATTTCTGGCCATAAAAGTATTTTTTCATGCGCCTGCAAACGTCGCTCGCCCGCCAGTAATTCATAATCGCCATTAGGAAGCCGTCTGGTCATAATCGGGTGAATTAAGCCGCCTGCTTCCAGTATCGAATCTGCGAGTATTTTTAATTCTTGCGGGTTAAATTCAACACGTGGCTGAAATGGGTTTCTGCATATTTTAGAAAGCGGAATTTTCATGCTCGGCGTTTCTGGGCTGGGCCCAAGCAGCGCAGATACAATCCCTTTTGCTATTTCAGCCCGCCGCCCGCTTTCATCACTAATTTGCCGTGATGATTGCAGCAGCTGGTCTATTTTAGTTGGCTTTTTAACTGGCTTATTCAACATCGTTTCCAGCCGTCTCTAATTCATCTGCAAAACCTTCGTAGCCTAATTTTGTCAGAAACTCTTTAGATAATCGGGCCACCGATTTGGCCACCGCCGTATTGGGCTCTGAAAAAACCGAAACTCTGCGCATAATCGCCTCTTTCACTTTTACAGATTCAGGCAGCCTTTCATCAAAAACCATTCCGGGAAAGGTTTCTATTACACGCGTTTCTGTTACTTTATCCACGCCTTTGCGCCCATCAAACATAGTAAGCAATGCGCGATAAATTTAAGTTTTGGATTTTTTGCTCTTTTTACTTCAAGTACGGTCGCTTCTAGATCTTCAATACCATCTAAAGCATATTGATCACCCGCTTTTACTGGCACCAGATAATGCGTGGCTGCCGTTAACGCCATAAGCGTTAACTTCCCAAATTAGGCGGGCAATCAATCAGGATAATATCGTAAGTGCCTTCTTTAATTTTTGCCAATTGCATCGCAATTAAATCAGTATCTTTACGCCAAAGCTCAATCTCTAATTCGCGCATTTTCATCACCATTGGCAAGATGAAAACGCCAGGGAAAATAGAGTCGTAAATACACTCATCAATACGTATATCTGGGCGCTGAATTAAGGTTACGGCGGTGTAATTTAATTTTTTTGGATTGGTCGGGCTAAGCGTTGTGGATGAGTTGCTTTGAGGGTCCAGATCGATCACTAGCACGGTCATACCCCGCTGGAGCATCCATCAGCCAATTGAACGGTAGTCGTGCTTTTACCAACGCCACCCTTTTGATTAAAAACCGCAACGACATCCATTTTACCGACCAAAATTGCAATAAACACCGCTAATTGTTGCACGGTAATAGCGGCATAGCAAACACCATCAGTGAAATATTTATCCGATTGTTGTAATAAAAATAAACACTTTAAAATCAAGAGGTTAGCGTTCGGAATAATTCCGAACAATAATAAAAAGCATAAAAACATTAAAACACACACAAAAAACATAGTAACAATCACCTGAACAACAAAAATCATGCAAAAACAAACTGATAATCTTGCATGTTAATAAACATAAACACGGCTATTTTCAAATAAATACAAAAGATCACTTCTCAATTTTGCATGAAACAAAATACAAAAACCTTTAATGTC
This window harbors:
- a CDS encoding transposase; the encoded protein is MARLPRACPVDIPQHVIQRGNNRQVCFASEQDFVAYAHWLLEYSVKYHVEIHAWVMMTNHVHLLCTPRTANAVSEMMQAVGRNYVRYFNFSYKRSGTLWEGRFKSCLVQEEGYLLQLYRYIELNPVRAGMVEQPSDYVWSSYQINALGKESALCTPHPLYLALGSDPASRQAGYRDLFKYHVENQLLADIRLATNKGMALGNGRFEVEVASLTGRRMTANKVGRPVGWRKKSEE
- a CDS encoding type II toxin-antitoxin system HipA family toxin, whose protein sequence is MIKKVDVFYEGWGERWHLATLADDGRKLLFEYSTQAITQGLELSPRHLKVRQQAYSDFPAHQLGLPGLIADALPDGWGLLLMDRLFRQNGMTAERISVLDRLSFIANRAMGALSFLPASEVSLPTDDVHLMNLAQQAQALLNGQDSAILKQLALIGGSPHGARPKVLVHYAAGSAHISTQAFTGSVPWLIKFQAQNEHKEVCAIENLYAQLACDCGLAIPATRYIDLDNKLAAFAIERFDVAGAMRIPTHTLAGLLHADFRLPGTVDYTTFLRATRFLTKDEREVQKAYERTVFNVLFNNRDDHPKNFSYLLQQDRRWVLSPAYDLTFCAGPSGYHQMDVCGEALNITRAHLLRLAEQCTVDMRWAAQILERQLAVSATFAQLAKQYDIRSSSQKHIGNIIAQNATRLQNH
- a CDS encoding helix-turn-helix domain-containing protein, giving the protein MLDFNFATYTEICAELGLRLKRQRLAQAITQKDLAASAGVAVGTVKNMESTGLRLWNLPFAL
- a CDS encoding ParB N-terminal domain-containing protein; its protein translation is MLNKPVKKPTKIDQLLQSSRQISDESGRRAEIAKGIVSALLGPSPETPSMKIPLSKICRNPFQPRVEFNPQELKILADSILEAGGLIHPIMTRRLPNGDYELLAGERRLQAHEKILLWPEIDAIVRDLDNATSAKVTIIENLNRLI
- a CDS encoding ParA family protein codes for the protein MIFVVQVIVTMFFVCVLMFLCFLLLFGIIPNANLLILKCLFLLQQSDKYFTDGVCYAAITVQQLAVFIAILVGKMDVVAVFNQKGGVGKSTTTVQLADGCSSGV